Genomic segment of Mucilaginibacter sabulilitoris:
CGATGACAGGTTTTATGCTACGGCTACTTTCAGACGTGACGGATCATCTAAGTTTGGTAGCAATCACAACTGGGGTAATTTTCCGTCGTTTGACTTAGCTTATCGTTTAAAGAAAGATCTGCTAAATGGTGTTGATTGGGTTAATGACCTAAAAATCAGAGCAGGTTATGGTGTGGTAGGTAACGCGGACGCGATATCTCCTTATACTTCATTGTTACTGTACGGACCTACCAGCAAATTTTATGATGCATCAAACGGAACGTTCCCATATCCAAGCGGATATCAGCCTGTACAAAACGCCAACCCTGACTTAGTATGGGAAGAAAGACACGGGCGAAATGTTGGTATCGACTTCTCTTTATTTAATGATCGCTTATCTGGTGATATCAACTATTTTAATGATTTTACCAAAAATCTGTTGTATAACTACGCAATACCTGCCGGTGGTAACTTAGTTTACTCATCTATATTAGCAAACGTTGGCCGCTTGTCAAATAAAGGGCTTGAAGTAGCTATTACAGGTGTGCCATTTAAGGGAGGAAATTTTGGCTGGTCAATTTCTGGTCAGATAGCTTTTGTAAGAACAAAGATCACTAACCTTTCCGGTAGTTATGCAGGTACTCAAATTAATACCAATTTAATTCCTTTGGGTTATGCCCAGGGTCGTGGTTTAAGTTCAAGCCCTATTACCTATCTTAAAACCGGATCTGCACCTTATCAGTTTTACCTGCCCCATTTTACCGGTGTTGATGCTGATGGTAACCAGTTATTTGACGGTAAAACAGCTGCGCAATATACCGCCGACGGAACAAGCCCCACAAGGTATTATATTGACCCATCACCTAAGTTTAATTATGGCTTAGCTAATAATTTTACTTATAAAAACTGGAGCTTTAGTTTCTTCCTGAGAGGCGTATATGGCCAAAAATTGTTTAATAACAACCTGTTAAACTTTGAAACCATTACCAGGCTGCCAAGTAATAACACCACCAAAGATGCCTTAACAAATGGTATTAAAGATGGTCCTTATGTATCTGACCGCTGGTTGCAGGGAGCATCATACCTCAGGTTGGATAATGCCAGTTTAGGCTATTCCTTTAAAAATGTTAAAGGCTTCCAGTCAATCAGATTATACCTTGCCGCAAATAACTTATTTATCATAACCAAATACAAAGGCAGCGATCCAGAGCAAACCATTGCTGATGATAATTCCGGTTTAAATAACGGATATCAGAACACGACCTACCAAAGCCAGAGCTATATAAATAATGGTTATTATCCAAAAATAAGGGCCTTTACATTCGGTACCAATATCACATTCAAATAATTGTACAGGGTATTATTTAAATAGTAATAAGAGATGAAAAATATAAAATATATAATAAGCACCATGGTGCTTTTGGCAGGGGGCGCTATCATACAATCATGTACAAAGCTTGATAAACAGGTATATAGTGTGGTTCCTGAAAATAAATTCTTTCAGAATGATAAACAGGTAGCAGCGGCAATTGCTCCGGCATACAACCAGCTTACTAATATTCCGTGTAACGACGTATTTCAGCTGAACGAAGTATCAACAGACGAAATGGTTGTTCCATCACGCGGTAACGACTGGTACGACGGCGGCAAATGGCAATCGTTTTGGCTGCACACCTTCAGAAATGATTATGATAACTTTGATAATGCCTGGAAAGCCTTAAATAACGGTATAACCAAGTGTAACGCTGCTATTGCCATTCTTAGCAAGCTTGCTAATAAACCGGCAAATTCAGAGCAGCTTATTGCCGAGTTAAAAGTGTTGAGGGCTTACTATCTGTATATGTCAATGGATATGTTTGGTAACGTTCCGGTGGTTCCGTCGTTTGATGTTACTCCCGATAAAATTGTTAATGTTCCACGTAAGGATGTTTATGCGTTTTTAGAAAGTGAACTTACCACTAATGTGCCTTTGTTGTCTGAAGCAAAAGATAATACCACTTACGGGCATATTAATAAATGGGGAGGGTACATGACCCTGGCCAAGCTATATCTTAACGCCCAGGTTTATACTGGCACAGCGCAATGGCAAAAAGCGAAAGATGTGGTTGATCTGGTAATAAAATCCGGTAAATATACATTACAGCCCAATGTGCTTGATAACTTTATTGTTAGCAATGAAAACTCATCAGAAAATATTTTTGTTGTGCCATTTGACAACA
This window contains:
- a CDS encoding RagB/SusD family nutrient uptake outer membrane protein, whose product is MKNIKYIISTMVLLAGGAIIQSCTKLDKQVYSVVPENKFFQNDKQVAAAIAPAYNQLTNIPCNDVFQLNEVSTDEMVVPSRGNDWYDGGKWQSFWLHTFRNDYDNFDNAWKALNNGITKCNAAIAILSKLANKPANSEQLIAELKVLRAYYLYMSMDMFGNVPVVPSFDVTPDKIVNVPRKDVYAFLESELTTNVPLLSEAKDNTTYGHINKWGGYMTLAKLYLNAQVYTGTAQWQKAKDVVDLVIKSGKYTLQPNVLDNFIVSNENSSENIFVVPFDNINITGNSIELYTLNYNNQYTYNLTGQPYNGFSAPRAFYLKFTDDDARKKMFLVGQQYSSAGAPLTDPATGLKVILSPYINELSNPTDSFKFAGVRSVKYAPQPGTHGDTNNDGVLFRYADALLMKAEADMHLGNAAEALTLVNTIRNRSGLPNWTPADLTYASFLDERGREMAWEGWRRNDLIRFEVATGTKYFTGPRVPAKPQDADTHTFIFPVPSPQISANPKLTQNPGYGK